The following are from one region of the Acidobacteriota bacterium genome:
- a CDS encoding efflux RND transporter periplasmic adaptor subunit, which produces MKTSIQTTDEIRDSQVTLPVELPTDNEDGKSPISEKPDLLIGEPEPEISKPEESPKPEGTPELQTSDAVQPSHPSSKRKAVSRVIFILLILALVTVGYLQRDRLSKFFAASAGSASVPKPERKVLYWQDPMHPAYTSDKPGKAPDCGMDLVPVYEDGMDESSLPDGTFRISPEKQQLIGVTYGEVTYKRVSRVLKAVGKVDYDETKIVRVHPKVEGWIENVFVDFVGKEVKQGQPLLSIYSPELVSTQQEYLIARKGRIELSESPFAEAVSGSDSLYEATRRRLQLWDISEEQIQELEKRGTPTKAMALYAPADGFVLARNAYAKQRVTPDVELYSIVDLSTVWLVAEIYQNEAPDIRIGQTATFTLSYFPNQTFKGNVAYIYPQMDNETRTLKIRIDVANPQMLLKPEMYANVEIQIDYGKQIVVPQEAVMDSGSEQMVFVGYEGGYLEPRKVQLGENVDGHFIVLSGLKAGERIVTSANFLIDSESKLKSAAAGMGMPGMNHGGSPADTQKPAAADHSQHQQGGQSLPPIKPENHSQHQPKTQKQADHSQHQPKVQKPEDHSQHQPNGGSAPPQAQSNAHSQHQAKPARKVLYWYDPMHPDYKSAKPGKAPDCGMDLVPKYDGEK; this is translated from the coding sequence ATGAAAACCTCAATTCAAACAACAGACGAAATCAGGGATTCTCAGGTCACCTTGCCGGTCGAATTGCCAACTGACAATGAAGATGGAAAATCACCAATCTCCGAAAAGCCTGATTTGCTGATAGGCGAACCGGAGCCAGAAATTAGTAAGCCGGAAGAGTCGCCCAAACCGGAAGGTACTCCGGAATTGCAGACCTCGGATGCCGTCCAGCCAAGCCATCCTTCGTCAAAGAGAAAAGCGGTTTCGCGGGTTATCTTCATCCTTTTGATACTCGCTCTTGTCACAGTTGGTTATTTGCAGAGAGACCGGCTGTCAAAGTTTTTTGCTGCCTCGGCGGGGTCTGCGAGTGTCCCGAAACCTGAGCGTAAGGTGCTCTACTGGCAAGACCCGATGCATCCGGCTTACACATCTGATAAACCCGGCAAAGCCCCTGATTGTGGAATGGATTTGGTGCCGGTTTATGAAGACGGGATGGATGAATCCAGTTTGCCCGATGGGACATTTAGAATTAGTCCAGAAAAGCAGCAGTTAATCGGCGTCACCTATGGCGAAGTAACTTACAAAAGGGTCTCCAGAGTGCTGAAGGCGGTTGGCAAAGTAGACTACGATGAGACGAAGATTGTCCGCGTTCACCCGAAAGTCGAAGGCTGGATTGAGAATGTTTTTGTGGATTTTGTCGGCAAAGAGGTCAAACAAGGACAGCCGCTTCTCAGCATCTACAGTCCTGAACTGGTTTCCACACAGCAAGAATATCTGATTGCCCGGAAGGGTCGCATCGAACTGAGTGAAAGTCCGTTTGCCGAAGCGGTTTCCGGCTCGGACTCTCTCTATGAAGCGACCCGCCGACGGCTGCAACTTTGGGACATCTCGGAAGAGCAGATTCAAGAGCTTGAGAAACGCGGCACGCCAACCAAGGCGATGGCGCTCTACGCTCCGGCAGATGGCTTTGTGCTTGCGCGCAACGCCTATGCAAAACAGCGCGTCACGCCGGATGTCGAACTCTATTCCATTGTCGATCTGTCAACCGTCTGGCTGGTTGCTGAAATTTATCAGAATGAAGCGCCAGACATTCGCATCGGTCAAACCGCAACTTTCACGCTCTCTTATTTCCCTAACCAAACCTTTAAAGGCAACGTGGCATACATCTATCCGCAAATGGATAACGAAACACGAACCTTGAAAATTCGCATTGATGTAGCGAACCCACAAATGCTCTTAAAACCGGAGATGTACGCCAATGTTGAAATCCAGATTGATTACGGCAAACAAATTGTCGTGCCGCAGGAAGCCGTCATGGATTCGGGTTCTGAACAGATGGTTTTTGTGGGATACGAAGGCGGCTACCTCGAACCTCGCAAAGTTCAATTGGGTGAGAATGTAGATGGACACTTCATCGTATTGAGTGGACTGAAGGCGGGCGAGCGCATTGTCACCTCGGCTAACTTCCTGATTGATTCCGAAAGTAAATTGAAGTCGGCTGCCGCAGGAATGGGAATGCCTGGAATGAATCATGGCGGCTCGCCAGCGGACACCCAAAAACCTGCAGCAGCAGATCACTCACAGCATCAGCAAGGGGGGCAATCTTTGCCGCCAATAAAACCTGAAAATCACTCGCAACATCAACCGAAGACGCAGAAGCAAGCAGATCACTCGCAGCACCAACCGAAGGTGCAGAAACCTGAAGATCATTCGCAGCATCAGCCGAATGGCGGTTCCGCCCCGCCGCAAGCGCAGAGCAACGCTCACTCGCAACATCAAGCGAAACCTGCGCGCAAAGTCCTTTACTGGTACGACCCGATGCACCCGGATTACAAATCCGCTAAGCCCGGTAAAGCGCCCGACTGCGGCATGGATTTAGTCCCGAAATATGACGGCGAAAAATGA
- a CDS encoding TolC family protein — translation MKSKLFHAMTAWVCALALTSVSVLAQESAKDASPAVSGKDTKALQIQEQPERISLRQLIEQGLSNNPEIKSMERSIDMMRARIPQAKALPEPMLSFGYMGNITPIPPFDIQKDDPSSGRAISLSQEFPLWGKRELKGKMASMNAEAEWWSYEQTRLNVVAEIKDVYFELFYLDKAIEVVTGNKALLGKFAKIAEARYAVGKGIQQDVLKAQVEISKLIEQQTILEQRRQIATGRMNSLLYHDVQSFIGRTEEIKAQPVPFTLGEVKELALANYPLLRAQKSKISREQFAIELANKEFYPDVTISFNYQNRPAMPDMYGVMVGVKLPVFPGQRQRPAVTEAASAKATEEKRLQSMITLLAYKVQEKYLAAKTAEKLVSLYGTTVIPQSSLSLESAIAGYEVGSVDFLTLLDNLTTLLNYELSYYEQVSNTEKAVAALEPLVGRTLRP, via the coding sequence ATGAAATCGAAATTGTTTCATGCGATGACTGCCTGGGTCTGCGCTCTTGCTTTAACCAGTGTAAGCGTCCTGGCACAAGAATCCGCGAAAGACGCCTCACCAGCGGTCAGCGGAAAGGATACCAAGGCACTTCAGATTCAGGAGCAACCAGAACGCATTTCACTTCGCCAATTAATTGAGCAAGGGTTGTCTAACAATCCTGAGATTAAGTCAATGGAGCGCAGCATTGATATGATGCGGGCGCGGATTCCTCAAGCCAAGGCATTGCCTGAACCGATGTTGAGTTTTGGTTATATGGGCAACATCACGCCCATCCCGCCGTTCGACATTCAAAAAGATGACCCGTCGAGCGGTCGCGCCATCAGCCTCAGTCAAGAATTTCCACTGTGGGGTAAACGCGAACTCAAAGGCAAGATGGCTTCAATGAATGCTGAAGCCGAATGGTGGTCTTATGAACAGACGCGACTCAATGTCGTCGCCGAAATCAAAGATGTCTATTTCGAGTTGTTTTATCTGGATAAAGCGATTGAGGTCGTAACCGGAAATAAAGCTCTGCTTGGGAAATTCGCAAAAATTGCCGAGGCACGCTATGCAGTAGGAAAAGGTATCCAGCAGGATGTCTTAAAAGCTCAGGTTGAGATTTCAAAACTTATTGAGCAACAAACCATTTTAGAGCAGCGCCGCCAGATTGCCACCGGGCGAATGAACAGTTTGCTCTATCACGATGTGCAATCATTTATCGGGAGAACCGAGGAGATTAAAGCGCAACCAGTCCCTTTTACCTTAGGCGAGGTTAAGGAGTTGGCGCTTGCCAACTACCCATTGCTTAGAGCGCAAAAAAGCAAGATCAGTCGCGAACAATTCGCCATTGAATTAGCCAACAAAGAGTTCTACCCCGATGTCACCATCTCCTTCAATTACCAGAATCGCCCGGCAATGCCCGATATGTACGGTGTAATGGTCGGCGTAAAACTACCGGTCTTTCCAGGCCAGAGGCAGCGACCGGCAGTTACTGAAGCCGCCTCAGCAAAAGCGACTGAAGAGAAACGATTACAGAGCATGATTACCTTGCTGGCGTACAAAGTTCAGGAAAAATATCTCGCTGCAAAGACAGCCGAAAAACTTGTGAGTCTTTACGGAACCACCGTCATTCCGCAGTCCTCACTGTCACTGGAATCAGCCATCGCCGGATACGAAGTGGGCAGCGTCGATTTTCTCACTCTGCTCGATAACCTGACGACGCTACTCAATTATGAGTTGAGTTATTACGAACAAGTCAGCAACACCGAAAAGGCGGTTGCCGCATTAGAGCCTCTTGTAGGGCGCACGCTCAGACCGTGA